The proteins below are encoded in one region of Thermosulfurimonas marina:
- a CDS encoding TrpB-like pyridoxal phosphate-dependent enzyme, translated as MERKILLPEEELPEAWFNLIPRLPEPPAPPLDPRTGKPINPEDLRRIFPQALIEQEMSPKPWIEIPEEVRKVYRLWRPTPLRRALALEEELKTPARIYYKDESVSPPGSHKPNTAVAQAYYNKVEGIRRLATETGAGQWGSALSFACRLFGLECTVYMVRVSYQQKPYRRTLMHLWGAEVYPSPSERTEAGRRILSQNPETPGSLGIAISEAVEDAATHEDTNYALGSVLNHVLLHQTVIGLETQRQLSLVGEKPDVLIACVGGGSNFGGFTFPFIGEILEGRLSAEVLAVEPASCPTLTKGVYTYDYGDTAGLTPLLLMHTLGHTFEPPGIHAGGLRYHGDAPLVCQLVKAGVVKPRAYPQTACFEAAVLFARTEGIVPAPETSHAIRAAIDEALKARETGEEKVIVFNFSGHGHFDLSAYDAYLEGQLEDYEYPEEKIREALERLPKFPTGI; from the coding sequence TTGGAAAGAAAAATCCTGCTCCCGGAAGAGGAACTCCCTGAGGCCTGGTTCAACCTTATCCCTCGGCTGCCCGAGCCTCCGGCCCCGCCCCTTGATCCCCGCACCGGAAAGCCCATAAACCCCGAGGACCTGCGGCGCATCTTTCCCCAAGCCCTGATCGAACAGGAAATGAGCCCCAAGCCCTGGATCGAAATCCCGGAGGAGGTCCGAAAGGTCTATCGCCTCTGGCGTCCTACCCCCTTGAGAAGGGCTCTGGCCCTGGAGGAGGAGCTTAAAACCCCAGCCCGCATCTACTACAAGGACGAAAGTGTGAGCCCTCCGGGAAGCCACAAGCCCAACACCGCCGTGGCTCAGGCCTACTACAACAAAGTAGAAGGTATCCGACGCTTAGCCACGGAGACCGGGGCCGGACAGTGGGGAAGCGCCCTTTCCTTCGCCTGCCGGCTCTTTGGCCTCGAATGCACGGTTTATATGGTGCGGGTGAGCTATCAGCAAAAACCCTACCGGCGCACCCTCATGCACCTCTGGGGGGCCGAAGTCTATCCTTCCCCTTCGGAGCGCACCGAGGCCGGCCGGCGCATCCTTTCCCAAAACCCTGAAACCCCGGGGAGCCTAGGGATCGCCATCTCCGAGGCCGTAGAGGATGCCGCCACCCACGAGGACACCAATTACGCCCTGGGAAGCGTCCTCAATCACGTCCTCCTTCACCAGACGGTAATCGGCCTGGAAACCCAGAGGCAACTTTCCTTGGTGGGAGAGAAACCGGATGTGCTTATCGCCTGCGTAGGCGGGGGGAGCAATTTCGGGGGCTTCACCTTTCCCTTTATCGGCGAGATCCTTGAGGGCCGCCTTTCGGCCGAGGTTCTTGCCGTGGAGCCGGCAAGCTGTCCCACTCTTACCAAAGGAGTCTACACCTACGATTACGGAGACACCGCCGGTCTCACCCCTCTTCTTCTCATGCACACCTTGGGACACACCTTCGAGCCCCCGGGGATCCATGCTGGGGGTCTACGTTACCATGGAGACGCCCCCTTGGTCTGCCAACTGGTAAAGGCCGGGGTGGTCAAGCCCCGGGCCTATCCCCAGACGGCCTGTTTCGAGGCCGCGGTGCTCTTTGCGCGTACCGAAGGGATCGTTCCCGCCCCAGAGACCAGCCACGCCATCCGGGCGGCCATTGATGAGGCTTTAAAGGCCCGGGAGACCGGAGAAGAGAAGGTCATCGTCTTCAACTTCAGCGGCCACGGGCACTTCGATCTTTCCGCCTATGACGCCTATCTGGAAGGTCAACTTGAAGACTATGAATACCCCGAAGAGAAGATCCGCGAGGCCCTGGAAAGGCTCCCTAAATTTCCCACTGGAATCTAG
- a CDS encoding glycerophosphodiester phosphodiesterase → MVLEALKRKALVGHRGFPAKFLENTLESLEGALKAGADIVEVDLQRTKDGFLVLSHDRNLKRTFGVDLDIEESNWEDLHRIRKGSYRLARLEEALELVNGRAGMFLEVKNPQTASEVIRLVEDRGAQEWTALISFHPEALEPARGRLITGLIYFKPPGRIPEAKKLGCRLVLPKYPLATEKAVNFAHRLGLYVVAWTVNEPPKALELFQRGVDSVATDNIELLKKELSLLWP, encoded by the coding sequence ATGGTGCTCGAAGCCTTAAAAAGGAAGGCCTTGGTAGGCCACCGAGGGTTTCCCGCAAAGTTTCTCGAAAATACTCTGGAATCCCTGGAAGGGGCCCTTAAGGCCGGTGCGGATATTGTAGAAGTAGACCTCCAGAGGACCAAAGATGGTTTTCTCGTCTTGAGTCACGACCGAAATCTGAAAAGGACCTTCGGGGTAGATCTAGATATAGAGGAAAGCAACTGGGAAGATCTGCACCGGATCCGGAAAGGGTCCTATCGGCTGGCCCGGCTTGAGGAGGCCTTGGAACTGGTAAACGGACGAGCGGGGATGTTCTTGGAGGTCAAAAACCCCCAAACCGCCTCCGAAGTAATCCGGCTGGTAGAAGATAGAGGAGCGCAGGAGTGGACGGCGCTGATTAGCTTCCATCCCGAAGCCTTGGAGCCTGCCCGAGGAAGGCTTATAACCGGGCTGATTTACTTTAAACCCCCGGGCAGGATTCCCGAGGCCAAAAAGCTCGGCTGCCGTCTAGTCCTTCCCAAGTACCCTCTGGCCACCGAAAAAGCGGTAAACTTTGCCCACCGGCTGGGCCTCTATGTAGTAGCCTGGACGGTAAACGAACCTCCAAAAGCCCTGGAACTCTTCCAAAGAGGTGTAGACAGCGTGGCCACAGACAACATCGAACTTTTAAAAAAAGAGCTCTCCCTCCTTTGGCCATAA
- the katG gene encoding catalase/peroxidase HPI, whose product MKKKVRKRWITDWWPNRLNLKVLRQNSPEVNPYGPDFDYAKEVQGLDVEAVKEDLKALMKTSQDWWPADFGHYGPLFIRLAWHSAGSYRIYDGRGGAREGSLRFPPRINWPDNIGLDKALRLLWPIKKKYGRKLSWADLIILAGTVALEDMGVKILGFALGREDIYEPDESPDWGPEEEMLTSHRGQGGKLERPYAATEMGLIYVNPEGPGGNPDPVGSAKEIRVAFYRMGMDDEETVALIAGGHAFGKCHGAGPGKYLGPDPSSSPIEEQGLGWKYGYRSGKGPDTYTSGFEVIWSPTPTKFGIQYLHLLFKHDWELEKSPDGKHQWVAKDAPEIVPDPYDPQKKHKPRMLTADLALKFDPAYSKIAKRFLENPEEFEKAFARAWYKLTHRDMGPKRYYLGPYVPQEEFIWQDPLPPRDFEPPEEAELEELKRRLLETGLGIARMVYTAWASASTYRHSDRRGGANGARIRFYPLNRWEVNHPEDLKEVLAAYEKIQQAFNQEQERKGSPRRVSFADLIVLGGCAAVEEAARQAGFEVKVPFKPGRVDAREDQIEVAFYREIEPFAEGFRNYFRDPSRIDEGCVFTTPEYFLVDRAQLLRLTVPEMVVLVGGLRALGATYRYQGYGVLTERPGVLTNDFFVNLLDMGVEWKPADDYRYLFKGYDRKTGEARWRATRVDLIFGHHDELRAVAEVYAADDAREKFVRDFVAAWSKVMHLDF is encoded by the coding sequence ATGAAAAAGAAGGTCCGGAAGAGGTGGATTACGGACTGGTGGCCTAATAGGCTCAACCTCAAGGTCTTGCGACAGAACAGCCCCGAGGTCAATCCCTATGGCCCGGATTTCGACTATGCCAAAGAGGTCCAGGGACTGGATGTGGAGGCGGTAAAGGAGGACCTCAAGGCCCTAATGAAGACCTCTCAGGACTGGTGGCCCGCAGATTTTGGGCACTACGGTCCGCTTTTCATTCGCCTGGCCTGGCATAGCGCCGGAAGTTACCGCATTTACGATGGCCGGGGAGGGGCCCGGGAGGGCAGCCTCCGCTTTCCTCCCCGGATCAACTGGCCGGACAATATTGGACTGGACAAGGCCCTCCGTCTCCTCTGGCCCATCAAGAAGAAGTACGGCCGGAAACTTTCCTGGGCGGATCTTATTATTCTGGCCGGAACGGTGGCCCTGGAGGACATGGGGGTCAAGATCTTAGGATTTGCCCTAGGCCGAGAGGATATCTACGAGCCGGACGAAAGCCCGGACTGGGGCCCGGAAGAGGAAATGCTCACCAGTCACCGGGGGCAAGGAGGAAAGCTCGAAAGGCCCTATGCGGCCACGGAAATGGGCCTGATTTACGTAAATCCCGAGGGCCCGGGAGGCAATCCCGATCCTGTGGGCTCGGCCAAGGAGATCCGGGTGGCCTTTTATCGTATGGGGATGGACGACGAGGAGACCGTAGCCCTCATTGCCGGAGGGCACGCCTTCGGAAAGTGTCACGGCGCCGGACCGGGAAAGTATCTAGGGCCGGATCCCAGTTCCTCCCCCATCGAAGAGCAAGGCCTGGGCTGGAAGTACGGCTATCGCAGCGGCAAGGGGCCAGATACCTATACTTCCGGCTTTGAGGTCATCTGGTCCCCCACTCCTACTAAATTCGGGATCCAGTATCTCCACCTACTTTTCAAGCACGATTGGGAACTGGAAAAGAGCCCGGACGGCAAGCACCAGTGGGTGGCCAAGGACGCCCCGGAGATCGTCCCCGACCCTTATGATCCCCAAAAGAAACACAAGCCCCGGATGCTCACCGCAGACCTGGCTCTAAAATTCGACCCTGCCTATAGCAAGATCGCCAAGCGCTTTCTGGAAAACCCCGAAGAGTTCGAAAAGGCCTTTGCCCGGGCCTGGTATAAGCTTACTCACCGGGATATGGGGCCCAAGCGGTATTATCTGGGGCCTTATGTGCCGCAAGAGGAATTTATCTGGCAGGATCCCCTTCCTCCCCGAGATTTTGAACCGCCGGAGGAAGCAGAGCTTGAGGAACTCAAAAGGCGGCTTCTTGAGACCGGTCTGGGGATAGCCCGCATGGTCTATACGGCCTGGGCCTCGGCTTCCACTTACCGGCATTCGGATCGGCGGGGCGGGGCCAACGGGGCCCGGATCCGCTTCTATCCCTTGAACCGCTGGGAGGTCAACCATCCGGAGGACCTGAAGGAAGTCCTGGCCGCTTACGAAAAGATTCAGCAGGCCTTTAACCAGGAGCAGGAAAGGAAGGGCTCCCCGCGCCGGGTCTCCTTCGCAGACCTTATCGTCCTGGGGGGCTGTGCCGCGGTAGAGGAGGCCGCCCGCCAGGCAGGTTTCGAGGTGAAGGTCCCCTTTAAGCCCGGAAGGGTGGACGCCCGGGAGGACCAGATCGAGGTAGCCTTCTACCGCGAGATAGAACCTTTCGCCGAGGGCTTCCGCAATTACTTCCGCGACCCTTCCCGGATCGACGAAGGCTGTGTTTTCACCACCCCTGAGTATTTCCTGGTGGATCGGGCCCAGCTTCTGAGGCTCACCGTGCCGGAGATGGTGGTCCTGGTGGGCGGATTGCGGGCCCTGGGGGCTACCTATCGCTATCAAGGGTACGGCGTGCTTACCGAGCGTCCCGGGGTGCTCACCAACGACTTTTTCGTAAACCTCCTGGACATGGGGGTGGAATGGAAGCCCGCGGACGACTACCGCTACCTCTTCAAGGGCTATGACCGTAAGACCGGAGAGGCCCGGTGGAGGGCCACCCGGGTGGACCTCATCTTCGGTCACCATGACGAATTGCGGGCCGTGGCCGAGGTCTATGCCGCCGACGACGCCCGAGAAAAATTTGTGCGCGATTTTGTGGCTGCCTGGTCCAAGGTCATGCACCTGGACTTCTAG
- a CDS encoding carboxymuconolactone decarboxylase family protein → MAMAQGYTLEEIQNILEDIEGTPFLDQKTKLLLRLAERVTREPYKIHQKFIQGLREHGLKDEEIFEAIAVGAFFNFMTRMADALGAPVEGFTSTGS, encoded by the coding sequence ATGGCCATGGCGCAGGGTTATACTCTGGAGGAAATTCAGAATATCCTGGAAGATATAGAAGGAACTCCTTTCCTCGACCAGAAGACCAAACTCCTTTTACGCCTGGCCGAACGGGTTACCCGTGAACCTTACAAAATTCACCAGAAATTCATTCAGGGGCTTCGGGAACACGGGTTGAAAGACGAGGAGATATTCGAGGCTATTGCGGTGGGGGCTTTTTTTAATTTTATGACTCGGATGGCCGATGCCCTTGGGGCCCCGGTAGAGGGTTTTACCTCCACCGGATCCTAG
- a CDS encoding isoamylase early set domain-containing protein, whose product MLQKKSKGGRCWVTFTLKASEGEEAFVVGEWNNWKPQKMRRKKDGTFWFARAFPVGKTYRFRYLLGNGCWLNDEAADGYCPNPFGSEDCVLQT is encoded by the coding sequence ATGCTCCAGAAGAAAAGCAAAGGCGGAAGATGCTGGGTGACCTTTACGCTCAAGGCCAGTGAAGGTGAGGAAGCCTTTGTGGTGGGAGAGTGGAATAACTGGAAACCTCAGAAGATGCGCCGCAAAAAGGACGGAACTTTTTGGTTTGCCCGGGCCTTTCCTGTAGGCAAGACCTACCGTTTCCGCTATCTTCTCGGAAACGGGTGTTGGCTAAATGACGAGGCGGCCGACGGCTATTGCCCCAATCCCTTTGGGAGTGAAGACTGCGTGCTCCAGACTTAG
- the malQ gene encoding 4-alpha-glucanotransferase: MKVRRAGVLLPLSALPSPYGIGDLGPLAFRTVELLSQSGYRVWQILPLNPTHPRYGNSPYLSPSIFAGNPLLLSPEKLVQTGLLHPEEISPPDFPEGRVDYPAVMAWKREILSRALTRFRPGPDFEAFCRREAFWLEDYALFAALSEALGPWPEWEPELKFRDPAALEQARKDLSPEIHHVLVQQYLFFRQWKELQEFAHARGISLFGDLPFYPGYESFEVWRFPEVFKLDEERRPLRVAGVPPDYFSATGQLWGNPVYDWERLKREGFSWWLARLEHNLRLFDLLRLDHFRALSACWEIPYGATEATCGEWVPVPGEEFLKAVFRRFWDPPFVAEDLGYITPEVHALRKRFGIPGMKVLLFAFFEDDSPYLPHHHESQSVVYTGTHDTNTTRGWFERELSAEARKRLELYLGKALCAEEIPRDLIRLAHASPARLSIIPVQDLLGLGEEARLNYPSRPEGNWEWRLRPGELEAALSPEALSLLRLTGRA; the protein is encoded by the coding sequence ATGAAGGTTAGACGCGCCGGAGTCCTTCTTCCCCTGAGCGCCCTTCCCTCCCCTTACGGGATCGGTGATCTGGGCCCTTTAGCCTTTCGCACCGTGGAACTCCTTTCCCAGAGCGGCTACCGGGTCTGGCAGATCCTGCCCTTAAACCCCACTCATCCCCGCTACGGAAATTCCCCCTATCTTTCGCCCTCGATCTTTGCCGGAAACCCCTTGCTCCTCAGCCCGGAAAAACTGGTCCAGACCGGGCTCCTCCATCCGGAGGAAATTTCGCCCCCGGATTTCCCGGAGGGCCGGGTGGACTATCCGGCGGTAATGGCCTGGAAACGAGAAATCCTTTCCCGGGCCCTAACCCGCTTTCGCCCCGGGCCGGACTTTGAGGCCTTCTGCCGCCGGGAAGCCTTCTGGCTTGAGGATTACGCTCTCTTTGCCGCCCTAAGTGAGGCCCTGGGCCCTTGGCCGGAGTGGGAACCCGAACTCAAATTTCGCGACCCGGCGGCCTTGGAGCAGGCCCGCAAGGATCTTTCTCCAGAGATCCACCACGTCCTCGTCCAACAATATCTCTTTTTCCGCCAATGGAAGGAACTCCAAGAGTTCGCCCACGCCCGGGGGATTTCCCTTTTCGGAGACCTTCCCTTTTATCCCGGTTATGAAAGCTTTGAAGTCTGGCGCTTTCCAGAGGTCTTCAAGCTGGATGAGGAGAGGCGGCCCCTCCGGGTGGCCGGGGTTCCTCCGGACTACTTTAGCGCTACCGGCCAACTCTGGGGCAACCCGGTCTACGACTGGGAAAGGTTGAAAAGAGAGGGCTTTTCCTGGTGGCTGGCCCGGCTGGAGCACAACCTCCGGCTCTTTGATCTCCTGCGCCTGGACCACTTTCGGGCCCTGTCCGCCTGCTGGGAGATCCCTTACGGGGCCACGGAGGCTACCTGTGGGGAATGGGTCCCGGTGCCGGGAGAGGAATTTCTCAAGGCCGTCTTTCGGCGCTTTTGGGATCCCCCCTTTGTGGCCGAAGATCTGGGCTACATCACCCCGGAGGTCCACGCCCTAAGAAAGCGCTTTGGTATTCCGGGGATGAAGGTCCTGCTTTTTGCCTTTTTTGAAGACGACAGCCCCTATCTTCCCCATCACCACGAGTCCCAAAGTGTGGTCTATACCGGCACCCACGACACCAATACCACCCGAGGCTGGTTCGAAAGAGAGCTTTCTGCCGAAGCCCGGAAGCGCCTGGAACTTTATTTGGGAAAGGCCCTCTGCGCCGAAGAGATACCCCGCGACCTCATTCGCCTGGCCCACGCCTCTCCGGCCCGCCTGAGCATCATTCCGGTGCAGGACCTCTTGGGGCTAGGCGAGGAGGCCCGCCTCAACTACCCCTCCCGCCCAGAGGGTAACTGGGAATGGCGTCTGCGCCCCGGAGAACTGGAAGCGGCCCTTTCCCCGGAAGCCCTCTCCCTCCTTCGCCTCACCGGAAGGGCCTAA